The nucleotide window AGCGTGCGTCACGCCGCCTGCTTGCCCCGGACCTCGAGGCGTTCGTCGCCCGCACGTTGGAGCGGATCGAAGGGCCGGCGCGGCCGTAGGTGGGGCGGTGGGTTCACTTCGGTCCAAGGGACGGGCACGGAGGCAAGAGGATGGGCACGAGGGGAGCGTGCATCGCCGGGCTCGCGCTGGCTCTCGGGGTGGCATGCAAGGAGGGTCGTGTCCCCGCGTCGCGAACGGACGCCGGGGCGCCGGAGCCGCCACCGACTGCGGCATCCCCAAAGGCCGCCGTGGTCCGTCCCGCACGGCCCGTACCGCTGTCCGCGTCCGAGCGCCAGGTACTGACTGCGGTGCTGGCGGCGAAGATCGAGGAGGTGCGGAGCGCGCATCCCCGAGGCCCGTTGAGCAGCGTATGCCTCTCGTCCTACACCACCGACGACGACGAATGGCTCCGCCAGGATGCGCTGGCCGAGCTGAGGGACGACTTGCAGGCGACCATCGGGTTACCGGTGACGTTGCTCGGCGAGGAGTGCCTCCTGGGCCCCGACGCCTCACCGGTCGATATGCGTGGCGGCTTCCTGATCGACCGGAAGACCGGGCTACCCGCCGCGTCCGTATCGGTGACAAGACCCGTCCGGGACGCGGATGGGGTCCGGCGGTTCAGCGGCAGCATCGCGCTCGGAGGGCTCTGGGGTCATGGGTTCCGGTGCGATCTCGTGATCCCCGGCTTCGAGCCGAAGCGACACTGCCGGATGACGTGGATCAGCTGAGCACGATCGGGCCGCCCCGACCGACGCGGCAGACCACGACGGTCGGGCCGGCTCGCGTCCGGCCTACCCGCCCGAAGTGCCTTCGTAGACCACCACGCCTCCGACTACCGTCAGCAGGATGCGGCCCTCGAGGATGGACTCGGGCTGCTCGCTGCGCAGCACGCGGAAGGGGTCCACGTCCATGACCGTGAGGTCGGCCCAGCGGCCGACGGCCACGACGCCCGTCACGGAATCCAGATGGGCGGCCCACGCGGCGCCGGTCGTGTAGGCCCGCACAGCCTCCTCGGGCGTGACAGCCTGCTCGGGGTACCATCCGCCGTACGGCTGGAGGTCGGGCGTGCGGCGGGTCACGGCCGAGTGGAGACCGTAGAACGGTGAGTGGTCCGACCCGGGGTTGTCGGCGTTGAACACGAGGGGCACGCCCCGTTCGAGGAACGTCCTCCAGGCGTAGGCCCCGCCGATGCGTTGCGGGCCGATTCGCGCCTCGGCCCAGGGCATGTCTTCGACGGCGTGCGGCGGCTGCATCGAGGCGACGAGGCCCAGCTCCGCGAAGCGGGAGAAGTCGTCCGGGTGGACCACCTGGGCGTGTTCGATCCGGTTACGTGCGTTCCGCGCCTCGGGGTATCGAGCGTAGACCCCTTCCAGGAAGTCGAGGGACTCCCGGTTGCCGGCGTCGCCAATCGCGTGGATCCCGACCTGGAACCCGGCGCGCAGCATCGCGGCGACGCTGTCCTGGTTGAATCCGTAGCCGGCTCCCGACACCCCGCGATGCCCAGCCTGGTCGGAATAATCCTCCAACATCCGGGCGCCTCGGACCCCCAATGAGCCATCGTAGTAGGCCTTCACCGAGCGGACGAAGAGCCGTGGGTCGGACTCGCCGGCCCGGGTGGAGGGTCCCCGGCGCAGCCAATCCGCGAGAAGTGCCGGGTCGCGACCGCTGAGCATGGCGTAGAACCGCAGTGGCAGAAGGCCCTTGGCGTCGAGGCGTTCGAGCGCCGCCAGGCTCTCGGCGTCCGTCCCGGCTTCGTGGACCGCCACGTAGCCGGACCTCGCCATCTCGGCCAGGGCCGCCAGGATCTCTCGTTCTCGCTCGGCGGGCCCGGGCTCCGGGATCACGTCGTCGATGAGCGTGACGGCCCGGTTCAGCAGCAGGCCGTTGAGCGCTCCATCGGGTGCGCGGCCGATCTCGCCGCCCACAGGGGCCTGCGTCTCCGGCCCTACGCCAGCCGCCTCGAACGCCCTGCGGTTCGCCCATCCTGCGAATCCGTGCAACCCCCGAAGCCACACGGGATGGTCGGGCACCGCCTCGTTCAGGGCGTCCCACGATGGGTAGCGGTCTGCCCAGGCCCCTTCGTCCCATCCGGCACCGACGATCCAGGAGCCTGCGGGCACCTCGGCAGCGCGCGCCCGCGCGCGGGCGATGGCCTCTTCCTCCGTCTCGACGCCGACGAGGTCGATGCGGGACAGATTGCGACCGAGCTCGGCGATGTGGGCGTGGGAGTCGACGAGACCAGGCAGCACCACCGCACCCTCGAGGTCGATGACACGAGTGCCTTCTCCCACGTGCGCGGCTGCGCCGTCATCGCCTCCCACGAAGACGATGCGGTTGCCCGTCAGCGCCACCGCGGTCGCGTCCGGGCGCCACCCCTCCGTGACCTCGTAGGGCGCATCCGCCGCCGGCAGCCCACCGGGACCCGGAGCCGTCCACGCCAGCGAGTAGACGCGCCCGCCCACCAGGACCAGATCGGCCGGAGGCGCCTCCGGTCCGCACCCTGCGGCGAGGAATGCAGCAGCGCCGGTCAGAAAAAGAGATCGCATGGCTGCAAATAAACGCCGGGGTGGGCCCCGGAACAGCCCGGCCGCGCCTGCCCTCCCGGCGCGGCCCCGGTGCGCGCGGTGGGGCGGCCGCCCGCTCAGCGCGACGCCCCGTACCGCGCCCTACCGCCTCGCCTTGATCTGCCGCGGCCGCTTGGCCGGCGGCTGCGAGCGGGCAGGCTGCGTGGCGACGCGCGCTTCGTCGACGCGGACCTCCAACGAACCGGGCTCGATCCGGCCGTGCAGCTCGATCGGCAGGGAGTACCGCGTCTTCAGGGCCTCGACGGTGAACCGGGCCTCGCCGTCGGACTCCAGCGTGAGCTCCCCCGCGTACGTCACCACCCCCGAGCCCTTCATCACGAAGAGCCGCACCGTGCGCCCGGGCCCGGGGTGGGTGAGGAGATAGGCGGCCAGGAACCACTGGTCGTCGATCCGGTCGTGCTCCAGCAGGGCTCCCATCACCGCATTCGCCTCACCCAGTCGGGACAGCCCGCCTCGCTTGGCCAGGTCGCGGTGGAACACCACCCGGTAGCGGTGCCGTCCACAGTCCAACTCCAGGGCGCCGGTTCTGGCCACGGGAAGGGCCGGAACCTCCTGGGCGAGCCGGGGGCCCATCTCCTCCACCGCCTCCGGTCCGAGCGCGCGAACCTCGAGCGGCTGCGCACGCATCGTCGCCACCAGAGGCACGCGGGCGCTCGGGTCCGGCGGCGACAGCCGTCCGGCCTTCGCGTCCAGCCGGTAGGCCAGCACCGTCTTGGCCGTCTCCAAGGCGTCCTTCACCACCGGATCACGCGGGCGCAAGGCCTTCAGCTTCTGGAAGGCCTCCTCGCCTCCGATGCGGCCCAGTCCTTCCGCAGCGCGACGCACGACCTGCGGGTCGTCCGCCTCGAGCAGCGCCAGCAGGGCGCGCCGAGCTCCCGCGGTGGAGGTGCGACCGAGCGCCACCGCCGCCGTGGTCCGGAGCGACGTCTGCTGCTCCGGCTCCTTCGCGATCCGGCCCAGCAGGGCCGGGGGGGCCGCGCCTCGCCCCACGAGCGCGCGGAGCGCCGCGGCGGGTGCGATGTCGTCCACCTGGCCTTCCACCGCCTGCTTCAGCGTGGCATCGGTGGGAACCGGGGGCACAGCGGACTTGCCGGACCGCTTCCCGCCACCCGCCTTCCCGGTGCTCTTCTTCCTGGCGGCCATCTCAGCACCCGCTCCTCACGATGCAATGGGAACGGGCGTCGCTCCCCTCACCGCTGGTCAAGTTCACGGAGGTTCGCACGCTGATCGCACAGCCGGTCTGCGCCATCAGCCGGTTCCGGCCTGCGGTCGTCGTCGGGCAGTTGTTGTTCCCGTGGTTGTGCTCGAGGCTCAGGTAGTGTCCGATCTCGTGCGCGAACGTCCGACTCAGCCCGTCGAAGGTGCGGTTGAGGTCACCCCCCCACAGGCCGTCGTCGTTGCCATCCTTGTCACAGTCGCCGTCCACGGGCGAGCGGCCCAGGATGGGCGAGCTGTTCGCGCGGGTCACGAACACGTCGATCCCGTTGTTGTCGACGTCGAAAGATTGCCAGAGGTCCTGGGCCTCGTCCCGGCTGCCGATGTCGTCGAAGCCCTGCGCTTCGGCGGAGACGACCTCGAAGTGCAGCACCCGGCCCACCCCCAGGCTGCGGGTGCGGTAGATGGCGCGGGTGCGGTAGACGCAGTAGTCGAGCATCTCCCACGCACCATCCAGGTCCGTCACCAGGTCGAACCCCACCTGGATCACGTTGAGGTGCACGTGCCGGCCCTGGACGCCGCGCACCTGATCCAGGAGCGACACCTCGGCGGTCACCGTGGTGTCGGGATCCGTGGGCACCCGGGCGCGGAGGAAGCCGAAGAAGTCGCGGAGCACGGAGGAGCTGCCCGACGTGTCCGCGCCGATGCACTGCATGAGGGAACGCACGCTGGCCATGGGGCTCCTACCGCATCGAGATGAGGAGGTTCACGAAGCCTTCGCCGGCCGCGAGCGGGGTCAGCGCCTTGCCGATGACCGCGCCGAAGGCCTGCGACCGATCGGACACGGCCATGGCGGCGCCCGTCGTCGGGGACGTGGTCAGCAGGTCACCCACCCGGATCGCCCCGTGCCGCGCGTCCGCCTTCACGGAGACCTTGCCCATCATCGAGATCGGCACGCGGGGCTCGCTCGGGTGCTCCTGCCGATCCATGATGAGGCCGGGCCGGTAGTCGCCGGCACCGGCGACCACACCGACAACCCGCGCGTCGTAGGCCGAGGCGCTGGGCGCGATGCGTCCGTCGTCGTCCAGCACCATCACGGTCCCGGGCTCGACGCCGTCCGCCCAGGACGGGTGCAGCGTGAAGTCCTCCGCCGCGTCCGCGTTGCGCAGGATGATGTCGCCGGTCTGCCCGTTCAGGTGGATCGTGTCGTTGCCGGCGTCGTCGCGGACGATCACGTCCCCTTCGTTGCCCGCAGCGCCCACGTACAGCGCGGCATAGTTGGCGTCGAAGTGCAGCACGCGGCGGTCGGAGGCATCGTGGACGGCCAGGTCGCCTTCGTTGCCGGTGGTGCCGATGCGCAACCAGGCGTTGTTGCCGTCCATGTGGAAGACCTCACGGTTGGAGGCGTCCCGGACGATGATGTCGCCTTCGTTGCCCTGCGCCCCCACGTACAGCACCGCGTTGTTGCCGTCCGCGTGGATCACGTCGCGCCCCGCCGAGTCGCGCACGATCACGTCGCCTTCGTTGCCTTCCGCGCCCACGTACACCGCGGCGTTGCTCCCGTTGGCGTGGAAGACCTGCCGCCCCTGGTCGTCGCGGACGATGACGTCGCCTTCGTTCCCCGCCGCACCCACGTACAGCGCCGCGTTCTGGCCGTCCATGTGGAAGACGGAGCGGTTGGCCTGGTCGCGGACCACGAGGTCGCCCTCGTTGCCGTCCGCACCGACCTCCAACCAGGCGCTGCTGCCGTTGAAGTTGAAGACGCGCCGTCCCTGACCGTCGTAGACCTGCAGGTCGCCTTCGTTGCCGTTCGCACCGACGCGGAGCAGGCCGGTGGAGGCATCGAAGAAGAGGACCTCGCGGCCCTGGGCGTCCAGGACACGGAGGTCGCCGTGGACCCGCAGGGTCCCTTGCTGCTGCGGGTTCGCGACCGTGACCTGGCGCGTGGATCCGACGACCTCGAGCGCGTTCTGGCTGGCGTTGTCGCGCACGTGGAGCAGCCCGGGGGCGGAGTCGGCCGGGTTGCCGAGCTCGAGGTGGGCGTCCGATGCGCTGAGCAGCATGCGCGGAATCCCCCCGGCGTTCAGGCCGACCACCAAGGCGTCCTGACCGTGACCACCGATCATGACGTCGGCGGTGGTGGCGTCCAGGTTGATCGTGGTGTTGCCGGAGCCGTCGAGGATGGAGACGGAGAGATCGTGGGTGTCGGGCATCGGGAGACTCGTGGGGCTGGAGTAGCGTCCGGGCGGGGGTACCTGGAGAGGCGCAGGGAAGCCTGATCAGCGGACAGGGGCGCGGCGGTGCCGGGCACCCCGACCGCGCGAGGCACGCGGTGGACCGACGATGGAGGTAGAACGGACCCTTCTCGCCTCCGGCGGTTGCGCGCCCTAGCTTCGCCGGTCGGTCCCCTACCGCCGGAGACACCCGTGACCGATCCGACTCGATCGCCGCAGCCCACGCGCCGCCAGATGCTCCAGTGGGCGGCCAGCGCCGTGGGCGCCCAGGTGGCGGCCCCGTTCCTGAACCGCGGCCGCTACCGGCTCTCCGCCCAGTCCGCCCGGGAATACTCCGCGCGCTGTGTGGACCTGGTCCGGGGCTCGCTGGTCATCGACATGCTCTGCCCGCTCACGCTCTCGGGGGAGCGACAGGAGCGCTGGGGCCCGGACGGGGCCGGCTTCACCAGCGCCGACTTCGAGGAGTTCCGGAGCTCCGAGATCGACGTCATGCACATCGCCACCGGCGTGGGCGGGCGGGATACGGAGCAGGCGCACGTGAACGTGCTGCGCTTCGTGTCCGGCTACCTGTCGCTGATCGCGAACCGACCGGACGTGTTCCTGCGCATCGACGAGGTCGCGGACTTCGACCGGGTGCGCGAGCAGGAGCGCGTGGGGATCCTGATCGGACTCCAGAACTCCGAGCACTTCCGGACGCCCGACGATGTGGCCCTCTTCCACGCCCTGGGCCAGAGGGTCTCCCAGCTCACCTACAATGCCCGCAACCGGATCGGCAACGGATCGACCGAGCGCGTGGACGGCGGCATCAGCGACTTCGGCGTGGCCGTGATCGGGAAGATGAACGAGGTGGGCATGGCGGTCGACGTCTCCCACTGCGGCGACCGCACCACGCTGGATGCGTTCGAGATCTCGTCGAAGCCGGTCCTGATCACGCACTCCAACTGCCGGGCCCTGGCGCCCGGCCACCCGCGCTGCAAGACGGACGAGGCCATCCGGGCGGTGGGCCGGGCCGGCAGCGTCATGGGCATCACGAACGTGCGCATGTTCGTCAAGAACGACGAGCCCACCACGATCGAACACCTGCTGGACCACTTCGACCACGTGCGCGACCTGATCGGGCCGGAGCACCTCGGCGTGGGCAGCGACATCGACCTGCACGGCTACGACGACATGCCGGCCGAGCAGAACGCCCAGCTCCGCGCGGGCTACAAGGGCAGCTACGGCTTCCGCGACAAGATCGACATCGAAGGGGTGGACCATCCGCAGCGGATGTTCGACCTCACCGAAGGCCTGATCCGCCGGGGCTACACCGACGACCACATCCGGGGCATCCTGGGCGGCAACTTCCGTC belongs to Gemmatimonadota bacterium and includes:
- a CDS encoding amidohydrolase family protein, with product MRSLFLTGAAAFLAAGCGPEAPPADLVLVGGRVYSLAWTAPGPGGLPAADAPYEVTEGWRPDATAVALTGNRIVFVGGDDGAAAHVGEGTRVIDLEGAVVLPGLVDSHAHIAELGRNLSRIDLVGVETEEEAIARARARAAEVPAGSWIVGAGWDEGAWADRYPSWDALNEAVPDHPVWLRGLHGFAGWANRRAFEAAGVGPETQAPVGGEIGRAPDGALNGLLLNRAVTLIDDVIPEPGPAEREREILAALAEMARSGYVAVHEAGTDAESLAALERLDAKGLLPLRFYAMLSGRDPALLADWLRRGPSTRAGESDPRLFVRSVKAYYDGSLGVRGARMLEDYSDQAGHRGVSGAGYGFNQDSVAAMLRAGFQVGIHAIGDAGNRESLDFLEGVYARYPEARNARNRIEHAQVVHPDDFSRFAELGLVASMQPPHAVEDMPWAEARIGPQRIGGAYAWRTFLERGVPLVFNADNPGSDHSPFYGLHSAVTRRTPDLQPYGGWYPEQAVTPEEAVRAYTTGAAWAAHLDSVTGVVAVGRWADLTVMDVDPFRVLRSEQPESILEGRILLTVVGGVVVYEGTSGG
- a CDS encoding HEAT repeat domain-containing protein; its protein translation is MAARKKSTGKAGGGKRSGKSAVPPVPTDATLKQAVEGQVDDIAPAAALRALVGRGAAPPALLGRIAKEPEQQTSLRTTAAVALGRTSTAGARRALLALLEADDPQVVRRAAEGLGRIGGEEAFQKLKALRPRDPVVKDALETAKTVLAYRLDAKAGRLSPPDPSARVPLVATMRAQPLEVRALGPEAVEEMGPRLAQEVPALPVARTGALELDCGRHRYRVVFHRDLAKRGGLSRLGEANAVMGALLEHDRIDDQWFLAAYLLTHPGPGRTVRLFVMKGSGVVTYAGELTLESDGEARFTVEALKTRYSLPIELHGRIEPGSLEVRVDEARVATQPARSQPPAKRPRQIKARR
- a CDS encoding membrane dipeptidase, with the protein product MTDPTRSPQPTRRQMLQWAASAVGAQVAAPFLNRGRYRLSAQSAREYSARCVDLVRGSLVIDMLCPLTLSGERQERWGPDGAGFTSADFEEFRSSEIDVMHIATGVGGRDTEQAHVNVLRFVSGYLSLIANRPDVFLRIDEVADFDRVREQERVGILIGLQNSEHFRTPDDVALFHALGQRVSQLTYNARNRIGNGSTERVDGGISDFGVAVIGKMNEVGMAVDVSHCGDRTTLDAFEISSKPVLITHSNCRALAPGHPRCKTDEAIRAVGRAGSVMGITNVRMFVKNDEPTTIEHLLDHFDHVRDLIGPEHLGVGSDIDLHGYDDMPAEQNAQLRAGYKGSYGFRDKIDIEGVDHPQRMFDLTEGLIRRGYTDDHIRGILGGNFRRVLGEIWTV